From uncultured Draconibacterium sp.:
ACGGGAATTAAGAATAATCTCTTATTCAAAATTCCAATCTCTGTTCTGAGCGGGAAACGGGACTCAAACCCGCGACCCTTAGCTTGGAAGGCTAATGCTCTATCAACTGAGCTATTCCCGCTTATAGTCTACTGGCAAAAATGCCGTGCAAAATTACAACTTTTTTCTAAACAACCGAATATTTTTTTCAACTCGTGTGCTTTTTTTTTGATTTCCTCCCCCGAACTCTTTCACAAAGAGGAGAAAAGAAAAATCATTTCAAAAGCTTCAATTCTCTGCAAAGCACTGCACTTTCAGCTGTCTTCAGAACGCCCCTAAAAAGGGTGTGCAAATGTAAAAATATTATTTTAAAAAACTAAAATTTAAACTGTAAATTTTAATTATTATTTACTCTTCAATTTTTCCTTGAATTTAACTAGCTGTTTTTTAATTGCATCAATAGCTAAATCTGTCGCTTCTTCAAATGTATCTGCCTGCTTTTTGGCGAACAAATAGTCTTGCGAAGGAATGGAAACTTTTAACTCAGAAACTTTATTGTTTGCTGCTTCCGGTTTTGCAACCTTTAAGGTTACTTCTGCCTTTAATATACCATCAAAAAAAGTATCCAGTTTGTTTACTTTTTTGTTTACGAATTCCACCAACTTTTGGTCGGCGTTGAAATGCACTGAATTAATTTTTACTTCCATAATTAATCATTTTTACCACCCCGCGGGTGGGCTTGTTTATAACTCTGTTGCAGTTTCTCAAAAGTGGTATGCGTATATACCTGAGTTGCTGCTAAATTTGCATGCCCTAACAATTCTTTTACAGCGTTTAAATCGGCCCCGTTATTCAACAAATGAGTAGCATAAGTGTGCCTCAGCACGTGTGGGCTTTTCTTTTCAAGTGAAGTCACCCTGGCTAAATTACTTTTCACTACACGATAAACGAGTTTTTCGTATACAGGCTTTCCTTTCTCCGTTACAAATAGAACCCCGCTTTTGTTTACGATTTCTGCATCCCTATTTGTTACGTACTCTTCAAGCAAATTATTAATTTCCCGTGGATAAGGAACAATTCTTTCCTTTTTCCTTTTCCCAAGTACACGGATCAGGTGCTCGGCAGTATTAAAATCCTGGTCTTTCAGGTTTATTAGCTCAGCCAGTCGAATACCCGTTCCGTAGAACAATCCAATTATCAGCTTATCTCTGCTTCCCCGAAATCCCTTATCAAAAAGATCATCATCGAGCAAATGATGTAGATTGTTTTCTTCAACAAAATTTGGTAGCTTCTTTCTTATTTTCGGAAGCGGAACATTAACTGCAGGATTCGTTTCAACAATTTTTTCACGTAATAAATAATTGTAAAAAGACTTTACTGCGGTTACTTTTCTACTTACCGTGCGCGGGCTCATATCCTCCTCCATCAAATCAACCACCCACGATCGCATCAATTTAAGATCGACTTTTTTTACATTAAAATCCCCGACCATTTTTGTGCAAAATTCCACAAATCGATCGAGGTCTTTTTTATAAGCCGTCACCGTATGAGGAGAGTATCTCTTCTCATACTTCAAAAAATTGATAAACGATTCCTGATAACTCATTGGCCATCTAAACTAATAAATCAGGAATCACTAAAAAAATTTAGTCTTCCTGCTGCTGCAAACCTTGTACGTATGCTGCTTTTTTCAACTCTTCCCTTCTTCTTACTGAAGGTTTGGTGAACTTTTGACGGTCGCGTAATTCTTTAATTACACCAGTCTTCTCGAATTTTCTTTTGAACCTTTTTAAAGCTCTTTCAATATTTTCGCCCTCTTTTACCGGAATAATAATCATATCTTTTCGGATTTACATTTTTAAAAATTGAGGCGCAAATTTAGAAATTATTCATTGTATATCAAATTTAAAG
This genomic window contains:
- the raiA gene encoding ribosome-associated translation inhibitor RaiA; this encodes MEVKINSVHFNADQKLVEFVNKKVNKLDTFFDGILKAEVTLKVAKPEAANNKVSELKVSIPSQDYLFAKKQADTFEEATDLAIDAIKKQLVKFKEKLKSK
- a CDS encoding tyrosine-type recombinase/integrase — its product is MSYQESFINFLKYEKRYSPHTVTAYKKDLDRFVEFCTKMVGDFNVKKVDLKLMRSWVVDLMEEDMSPRTVSRKVTAVKSFYNYLLREKIVETNPAVNVPLPKIRKKLPNFVEENNLHHLLDDDLFDKGFRGSRDKLIIGLFYGTGIRLAELINLKDQDFNTAEHLIRVLGKRKKERIVPYPREINNLLEEYVTNRDAEIVNKSGVLFVTEKGKPVYEKLVYRVVKSNLARVTSLEKKSPHVLRHTYATHLLNNGADLNAVKELLGHANLAATQVYTHTTFEKLQQSYKQAHPRGGKND
- the rpsU gene encoding 30S ribosomal protein S21 codes for the protein MIIIPVKEGENIERALKRFKRKFEKTGVIKELRDRQKFTKPSVRRREELKKAAYVQGLQQQED